The genome window GGAGCCGTACTGCGCGGAAGCGCCGTCGCGCAGCACCTCGATGCGTGCGATCGCCGACATCGGGATCGAATTGAGGTCGGCCGGCGCCGAGCCGCGGCCGACCGAGGGGTTGTAGTTGACCAGCGAGGTGGTGTGGTAGCGCTTGCCGTCCAGCAGCACCAGCACCGCGTCCGGCGACAGGCCGCGCAGGGTCGCCGGGCGCAGCGCGTCGTTGCCGTCGTTGATCGCCGGGCGCGGGAAGTTCAGCGACGGCAACAGCTTGCCCAGCGCGCTGGCGAGGTCGCTGGCGCCGGTGGCCTGCAGCGCCTCGGGCGCGATGATGTCGATCGGCGACTGCGATTCGGCCACCGTGCGGTCGGCGATGCGGGTGCCGGTGACGATGACGTTGTCCAGCGTGGTCGGCGCCTGCTGGGACTGGGCGAGGCTGTTGGCGGAGGCGAGCGCGAGCAGGACGGCGCTGACGAGGGGAAGGCGGTGTTGCGTCATCGGGCGGAGACTCCAGTGGCTGGGGGATTGGCGTGGGTCTGGCGATTTCCGGTAGGGCGAGCAGATGCTGCGGTGCAGCGAGTGCCATCGGATTGAAAGCCGTTTTTCACGCGGGCGCGTATACAAAAACGGCACTGGGTCGGATTTCGTGGGGGCTCGGGCGCCGCCCCGGAGCGTGCCGCGTCGTCGCCCCGGGTGGGCCGGGACGGGCGAAGCGGCTACACTTCCGCCTCGCTAGCCGAGTGCCCTGCCTTGATTTCCCTACGTAATTTCGCCTTGCGCCGCGGCGAGCGGCTGCTGTTGTCCAATGTCGACCTCACCCTGCATGCCGGTTACCGGGTGGGCGTGGTCGGCCGCAACGGGGCCGGCAAGTCCAGCCTGTTCGCGGCAGTGAAGGGCGAACTGGAGGCCGACAAGGGCGACGTCGACCTGCCCGGCAAGGTCCGCATCGCCAGCGTCGCCCAGGAAACCCCGTCGCTGCCGGACCCGGCGCTGAGCTTCGTGCTCGGCGGCGACACCGCGGTGGCGGCGGTGCTGGCCGAAGAGGCCGCGGCGACCGCGCGCGAGGACTGGGAGGCGGTCGCCGCCGCGCACACCAAGATGGCCGAGATGGGGGCCTACGACGCCGAGGCGCGCGCCGGCAAGCTGCTGCACGGCCTCGGCTTCCCGGCCGAGACCCACCAGCGCGCGGTGTCCTCGTTCTCCGGCGGCTGGCGCGTGCGCCTGAACCTGGCGCGCGCGCTGATGATGCCCAGCGACCTGCTGCTGCTCGACGAACCGACCAACCACCTCGACCTGGACGCGGTGTACTGGCTGGAGCAGTGGCTGCTGAAGTATCCCGGCACGCTGCTGCTGATCTCGCACGACCGCGAGTTCCTCGACAACGTCGCCACCCACACCCTGCACCTGCACGGCGGCGGCGCCAAGCTGTACACCGGCGGCTACACCGATTTCGAGCGGCAGCGCGCCGAGCAGTTGCGCCAGCAGCAGATCGCGCACGACAAGGAGCAGGCCGAGCGCGCCCACCTGCAGAGCTTCATCGACCGCTTCAAGGCCAAGGCCTCCAAGGCGGCGCAGGCGCAGAGCCGGATGAAGCGCCTGGAGAAGCTGGCCGGCACCGAAGCGGTGCGCGCCGAGCGCGAGTTCCGCATCGAGCTGGCGCCGCCGGCCAAGCTGCCGTTCTCGCTGATCCGCCTCAACCACGTCGAGGCCGGCTACGGCGCGGACGCGGTGATCCTGCACCACGTCGGCTTCGGCCTGGAGGCCGGCCAGCGCATCGGCCTGCTCGGCCCCAACGGCGCCGGCAAGACCACCCTGGTCAAGACCCTGGTCGGCGAACTGCCGCCGATCGACGGCGAGCGCATGGCGCATCCGGACCTGCGCATCGGCTACTTCGCCCAGCACACGGTGGAGTCGCTGCACGAGGGCCAGTCGCCGATGGACCACATGCGCGAGATCGACAAGGACGCCAGCAACCAGGCGTTCCGCGATTTCCTCGGCAAATGGAATTTCCCCGGCGATCGCGCGTTCGAGCCGGTCGACGGCTTCTCCGGTGGCGAGCGCGCGCGCCTGGCGCTGGCGCTGATCGCCTGGCAGCAGCCCAACGTGCTGCTGCTCGACGAACCGACCAACCACCTCGACCTGGAGATGCGCGAGGCGCTGGCCGAGGCGCTGAGCGATTTCGAAGGCGCGATCGTGATGGTCTCGCACGACCGCCACCTGATCGGCCTGGTCTGCGACACCTTCTGGCGCGTGGCCGACGGCGTGGTCGAACCGTTCGACGGCGATCTCGACGAATACGCGGCCTGGCTGCGCAGCCGGCCGACCGCACAGGGCACCAAGCAGAAGCTGGCCGAGGCCGCGCCGACCCCGCCGCCGCCGGTCAAGCCGCTGCCGGCGAAGAAGCCGCCGAACCCGCACAAGCTGGCCGCCGCCGAGAAGCGCGTCGGCGAACTGGAAGCGACCCTGGCCGAGCTCGACCGCCAGCTCGCCGATCCCAAGCACTATGCCGATGCGGAGAAGATGGCGGTGCTGGGGCGCGACCGCGAGGCTGCCGCGCGCGACCTGGCGCAGGCCGAGCAGGCGTGGATGGAGTTGATCGACGGCGGCTGAGCCGCTCCGTGGTCTCGCCGTGCTGGCAGATGCCGGCGAGGGATTGTGGGGGTCAGAACATGCGCACCGGCGTCTTTGCACCGGTCTTGCCGCACGTGGCACGCTCCGCGTCTGGCCGTGGACGACAGGGAAGAGGAGCACGATGATCAGCGGCACCATCACGGTGGAAGACTATCTGGCCACGCAGCGCCTGCATCAGCGGCGCGCACTGCGGCGCCTGATGTTGGCGATGGCGGTATTGTTGCTGATCGGCCTGACGCTGTGCGCCTTCGCCCGACATGGTTCCGGCATGGCCATCCTCGGCGTCGTGCTGGCGGGCGCCGGTGGCGGTGGCTTGATCGGCCAGACCATCCAGTCGGCATGGACGATGCCGCGCAAGGTCCGGCGCCTGTATGCGCAACAGGCGGCGTTGCGGCATCGCCTCACCTATCGCTGGGACGAAGCCGGCCTGGAGGTCACCTGGGCGGATGGCCACGTGCGTCGTTCCTGGCGCGACTACGTGCGCTATCGCGAGAGTCCGCAGGTGCTGATGCTGTACCAGAACGACATCCTGTTCGACCTGGTGCCGACGGCCTGGTTCGTCGATGCCGCGCAGCGCGATGCGTTCCGGCAGCTGGCGGCGCAGGTAGGCACCGACGCCGGCAAGCGCGCCGTGTAGCGGACGCCGCGGTTAGGGCGTGCGCTGGAGAGATCCGAGAGGCCGATGTCCGGGCCAGGTCCAGGCGTGGCCGGAGCGCGAGCCGGCACACCCCTGTGGGAGGGGCTTCAGCCCCGACGCCTCATCGCCTCAGCCGACGGCAATTACCGCCTGCACTGCGTGCGCCAGCGCCCAGGGCGGAGAGCGCGCCGGGTCAGCGAGGACGCTGCTGGCGGCAGTGGTGGGCCGTGCCCGGCGCAATCGTTCGCGCCGGACTTGCCGTGCAGAACGAGGGCGATCGCAGCGGCCGGCGCGCGCTGCGCCGGCCCACGCCGCTCAGGCGGCAGCGCTGGCCACGACCAGCAGGCCGCCGGCGATCGCCGCCCAGTCCAACGGCGAGCCAGAGCGCAGGCCCTGCAGCGAGGGGCGGGCGGTCGGTGTCGGTCGCAGACTGGCCTTGAGCGCCATCAGCGCCAGGCCGGTGGCGCTGAGCGCCCAATGCCATTCGCTGGCGCCGCTGCGCAGGAAGTAGGCCAGGTGCAGCACGCACAGGCAGGCCAGTACGGCCGCCAGCACGACGTCACGCGAGACCAGGCCCGGGCGGGCGGTCAAGGCAATACGAGTCATCAGCAAGTTTCCCCGAAACTGTGGGCACCTTCCCCTGGCGCACATTGCGACTGCGACCTGGATCATAGTTCGGCTTGAATCGGTCGCCAAGCGGCACTGCACAAAATCTTCACGCGGGTATCGTTACCAGTGGCGCGCGTCATTCCTTCGATGCAATTCACGCTCGCGGAGCGGGCGGCCCTCCGCGAATCCAAGGCCATTTGCCCGCATCCGCCGCCAGCCCGGCTCAGTCGGCCTGCGCCGCCTGTTCGGCCAGCAACCACTCGCGCAGGCGCCGGCCGGCGTTGCTTTCCGTGCGCGACCGCAGCCGGGTCAGCCAGTAGCGGCCCAGGTCGATGCGGGTCGGGAACGGGCACAGCAGGCGCCCGGCATCCAGGTCCTGGGCGAACAGGCGCAGCGGCAGCAGGGCCACGCCATGGCCGGCCGCGGCGATGCTGGCCAGGGTCAGCGAGGCGTCGCAGATCGGGCCGCCGGCCTGCACCTCCGGGGCACCGGCGGCCTGCAGCCAGCGCGGCCACTCGTCCAGGCGATAGGAGCGCAGCAGGGTGGTCCTGGCCAAGTGCGCCGGCGTGTGCAGCCGCGCTGCCAGTGCCGGCGCGCAGACCGGCGCGAACGGCGCGTCCAGGATCGGCGTGGCGGCCTGGCCCTGCCAGTCGCCATCGCCGAAGCGGATCGCCAGGTCCAGGCCTTCGCCGGCCAGGTCGACCCGGTTGTTGTGGGTGTACACGCGTAACTCGATGTCCGGATGCGCGGCATGGAAGGCGTCCAGCCGCGGCAGCAGCCAGCCCACCGCGAAGGTGCCGACCACGCCCACGCTCAGCGTCTCGCGGTAGCGGCCGCCGGCGAAGCGCTGCAGGGTCGCGGCGATGCGGTCGAAGGCCTCGGTCAGCACCGGATGCAGGCGCAGGCCCTCGTCGGTCAGGGCCACCCCGCGCGGCAGCCGCTGGAACAGGACCACGCCCAGGCGCGCCTCCAGTTGCTTGATCTGATGGCTCAGCGCGGCCTGGGTCACGCACAGCTCGGCGGCGGCACGGGTCAGGTTCTGATGCCGCGCCGCGGCCTCGAAGGCGCGCAGGGCGTTCAGCGGCAGGTGCGGACGGCTCATCGCCAGGCATCAATTCGGCTCATGGGTGCGATTGAATAACCTCGCTGGTGAGGGTGGGTCAATGCGGCCATCATCCTGGCTCCCGACGGAGGTGGACGATGCTGACGAGACGAGGGTTCCTGCAGGGTGTGGGCATGGGCGCGAGCCTGCTGGCGGTGGCTGCAGTGCAGGCGAAAACGGCACAGAATCGGGCGCCGACGCTGCAGCAGCGGCTGGCCGCGATCGAGCGCCGCAGTGGTGGCCGGCTCGGCGTGAGCCTGCTCGACGGCAGTGGCGCCTCGCTCGGCGGGCAGCGCCAGGACGAGCGCTTCCCGCTGTGCAGCACCTTCAAATTTCTATTGGCGGGGGCGGTGCTGCAGCGGGTCGACCGCGGCGAACTGGACCTGGAGCGGCGCCTGCCGGTGCGCAAGGCGGATCTGCTGGGGAATGCGCCGGTGTCCGAGCGCCATGTGGGCGGCACGCTCAGCGTGGCCGAGCTGTGCCGTGCGGCGATGATCTACAGCGACAACACCGCGGCGAACCTGTTGCTGCCGCTGGTCGGCGACCCGCCCGGCGTGACCCGCTTCCTGCGTGCGTTGGGCGATACGCAGACCCAATTGGACCGCAACGAGCCGGGCATGAACGACTTTGTCCCCGGCGATCCGCGCGACACCACCACGCCCGCGGCGATGGCGGCGACGATGCGCACCCTGCTGCTGGGCGAGGCGCTGCAACCCGCCTCGCGGCAGCGTCTGATGGACTGGATGCGCGACAACCGCACCGGCAACGACTGCTTGCGCGCCGGCTTGCCGGCGGGCTGGCGGATCGGCGACAAGACCGGCAGCAACGGCACCGATACCCGCAACGACATCGCCATCGTGTGGGCGCCGGGGCGGCCCACGCCGCTGCTGCTCACCGCATATCTCAACGGCGCGAGCGTCGACAGCGCCGCGCGCGATGCGGCGCTGAAGGCGGTGGCGCAGGCGGTAGTGGCCTCGCTGCCGGCGCAGCCGCCACGCACCGCCTAGTCTGCCTTGTGCGCGCTATGGCACCTGCGTTCGCCGCAATCGCACCGGATGCAGGTCGCTCTCCTGCAGGAGCGGCTTCAGCCGCGACGGACGTGATCGAAAACGCCCGTCGCGGCTGATCCAAAAAAATAAGGGGGCGTTCCTGCGACACGCCGCTGGCGATCATCGGCGTCGCCATAGTGCCGATGCCGCGTGCGATCGCCTGCGTTGTACCCAACGGCCACAGCCGCCGCGGCCGTGCTACCTGATCGTGCGGTCCCTTCCATTCCCCATCCTGTTCGGAGCGTCCCATGCGTCGATTCGTATGCTGTTCGTTGGCCATCGCCCTCGGTCTGTTGTCCCACGCCGCGCAGGCGCGGGTTTGGGAACCCACGCCGGGCCATGTGCAGGTGCCGATCTGGCCCGGCGCGGTGCCGAATGCGTTGCCGCACCCGAAACCGGAATCGGCCGGCCCCGGGGCCAGGATCGACAACGTCAGCCGGCCGACCATGACCGTGTACCCGGCGCAGGGCCACAACACCGGCGCCGCGGTGGTGGTGTTTCCCGGCGGCGGCTACCAGATGTTGGCGATGGACCTTGAGGGCACGGAGATCTGCGACTGGCTGACCGCGCGCGGCATCACCTGCGTGCTGCTGAAGTACCGCGTGCCGAACTCCGGGCCGACCTGGGTCGACGACCGTCGCTACTACCCGAAGGTGCAGACCGCACTGCAGGACGCGCAGCGCACGCTGGGCCTGGTGCGCCAACAGGCCGCCACCTGGGGCGTGGACCCGCACAAGATCGGAGTGATGGGGTTTTCCGCCGGCGGGCACCTGGTGGCCGCGGCCAGCACGCACTTCGCCGAGCGCACCTATCCGTTGGTGGATGCCGCCGATCATGTGAGTTGCCGCCCGGACTTCGCCATCGCCGTGTATCCGGGCCATCTGTGGGTGCACGAGGACGAGGACGCCGACACCCGCGATTTCACCGATCTGGCATTGCGTCCGGACATCCGCGTCGCCGCCGACACCCCCCCGACCTTCCTGCTGCAGGCCCAGGACGACTACGTGGACGGCATCTCGCAGGTGCTGGCGTACTTCGTCGCGCTCAACCACGCCGACGTGCCGACGGAAATGCATATTTACGCCAAGGGCGGCCATGCCTTCGGCCTGCGCGCCAAGAACCTGCCGATCGCGCAGTGGCCGCAGCTGGTGGAGACCTGGCTGCATACGATCGGGGTGCTTGAGAGCCGGGAGTAGGGAGTCGGGATTGGGGATGCGTAACAGCCGGGATCGGGGATCGGGGATTGGCAAACGCGTGTCAGCGCGCGGATTGCGCTTTCACGAATCCCAAAATCCCAAATCCCAAATCCCGGACGTTGTCACGACTCCCCACTCCCGCCCGCCTCCGGCGGGCTCCTGGTACAGCCGCGCCGGCCCGCCCATCGCCGGATCGCTGATGCCGGGCGTGCCGGTCTCCACGCGGCCGGCCAGGCGCTGGCGTGCGCCGTCCTGGACCAGCCACAGGTCGTACCAGCCGCCGCTCGGTTTGGCGCTCCAGCGGACGCGGTGCTCGCCGCCGGGCGCCAG of Xanthomonas sacchari contains these proteins:
- a CDS encoding YcxB family protein produces the protein MISGTITVEDYLATQRLHQRRALRRLMLAMAVLLLIGLTLCAFARHGSGMAILGVVLAGAGGGGLIGQTIQSAWTMPRKVRRLYAQQAALRHRLTYRWDEAGLEVTWADGHVRRSWRDYVRYRESPQVLMLYQNDILFDLVPTAWFVDAAQRDAFRQLAAQVGTDAGKRAV
- a CDS encoding alpha/beta hydrolase, producing MAIALGLLSHAAQARVWEPTPGHVQVPIWPGAVPNALPHPKPESAGPGARIDNVSRPTMTVYPAQGHNTGAAVVVFPGGGYQMLAMDLEGTEICDWLTARGITCVLLKYRVPNSGPTWVDDRRYYPKVQTALQDAQRTLGLVRQQAATWGVDPHKIGVMGFSAGGHLVAAASTHFAERTYPLVDAADHVSCRPDFAIAVYPGHLWVHEDEDADTRDFTDLALRPDIRVAADTPPTFLLQAQDDYVDGISQVLAYFVALNHADVPTEMHIYAKGGHAFGLRAKNLPIAQWPQLVETWLHTIGVLESRE
- the bla gene encoding class A beta-lactamase: MLTRRGFLQGVGMGASLLAVAAVQAKTAQNRAPTLQQRLAAIERRSGGRLGVSLLDGSGASLGGQRQDERFPLCSTFKFLLAGAVLQRVDRGELDLERRLPVRKADLLGNAPVSERHVGGTLSVAELCRAAMIYSDNTAANLLLPLVGDPPGVTRFLRALGDTQTQLDRNEPGMNDFVPGDPRDTTTPAAMAATMRTLLLGEALQPASRQRLMDWMRDNRTGNDCLRAGLPAGWRIGDKTGSNGTDTRNDIAIVWAPGRPTPLLLTAYLNGASVDSAARDAALKAVAQAVVASLPAQPPRTA
- a CDS encoding ABC-F family ATP-binding cassette domain-containing protein, producing MISLRNFALRRGERLLLSNVDLTLHAGYRVGVVGRNGAGKSSLFAAVKGELEADKGDVDLPGKVRIASVAQETPSLPDPALSFVLGGDTAVAAVLAEEAAATAREDWEAVAAAHTKMAEMGAYDAEARAGKLLHGLGFPAETHQRAVSSFSGGWRVRLNLARALMMPSDLLLLDEPTNHLDLDAVYWLEQWLLKYPGTLLLISHDREFLDNVATHTLHLHGGGAKLYTGGYTDFERQRAEQLRQQQIAHDKEQAERAHLQSFIDRFKAKASKAAQAQSRMKRLEKLAGTEAVRAEREFRIELAPPAKLPFSLIRLNHVEAGYGADAVILHHVGFGLEAGQRIGLLGPNGAGKTTLVKTLVGELPPIDGERMAHPDLRIGYFAQHTVESLHEGQSPMDHMREIDKDASNQAFRDFLGKWNFPGDRAFEPVDGFSGGERARLALALIAWQQPNVLLLDEPTNHLDLEMREALAEALSDFEGAIVMVSHDRHLIGLVCDTFWRVADGVVEPFDGDLDEYAAWLRSRPTAQGTKQKLAEAAPTPPPPVKPLPAKKPPNPHKLAAAEKRVGELEATLAELDRQLADPKHYADAEKMAVLGRDREAAARDLAQAEQAWMELIDGG
- the ampR gene encoding LysR family transcriptional regulator AmpR, which translates into the protein MSRPHLPLNALRAFEAAARHQNLTRAAAELCVTQAALSHQIKQLEARLGVVLFQRLPRGVALTDEGLRLHPVLTEAFDRIAATLQRFAGGRYRETLSVGVVGTFAVGWLLPRLDAFHAAHPDIELRVYTHNNRVDLAGEGLDLAIRFGDGDWQGQAATPILDAPFAPVCAPALAARLHTPAHLARTTLLRSYRLDEWPRWLQAAGAPEVQAGGPICDASLTLASIAAAGHGVALLPLRLFAQDLDAGRLLCPFPTRIDLGRYWLTRLRSRTESNAGRRLREWLLAEQAAQAD